The Phocoena phocoena chromosome 4, mPhoPho1.1, whole genome shotgun sequence genome contains a region encoding:
- the ATP5PF gene encoding ATP synthase-coupling factor 6, mitochondrial isoform X2, protein MILQRLFRLTSVIQSAVSVSLRRNIGFTAVAFNKELDPVQKLFVDKIREYRAKRQTSGGPVDVGPEYQQDLDRELFKLKQMYGKADMNTFPNFTFEDPKFEVVEKPQS, encoded by the exons ATGATTCTTCAGAGGCTCTTCAGGTTGACCTCTGTCATTCAGTCTGCAGTCTCGGTCTCTTTGAGGAGGAACATCGGTTTTACAGCAGTGGCATTTAATAAGGAACTTGATCCTGTCCAGAAACTCTTCGTGGACAAGATTAGAGAATATAGAGCTAAGCGACA GACATCTGGAGGACCTGTTGATGTTGGCCCAGAGTATCAGCAAGACCTAGACAGGGAGCTTTTTAAGCTTAAGCAAATGTATGGTAAAGCAGACATGAATACGTTCCCTAACTTCACATTTGAAG atcCCAAGTTTGAAGTCGTCGAGAAACCACAGTCCTga
- the ATP5PF gene encoding ATP synthase-coupling factor 6, mitochondrial isoform X1 yields the protein MHCDGGITMILQRLFRLTSVIQSAVSVSLRRNIGFTAVAFNKELDPVQKLFVDKIREYRAKRQTSGGPVDVGPEYQQDLDRELFKLKQMYGKADMNTFPNFTFEDPKFEVVEKPQS from the exons ATGCATTGCGATGGCGG AATCACCATGATTCTTCAGAGGCTCTTCAGGTTGACCTCTGTCATTCAGTCTGCAGTCTCGGTCTCTTTGAGGAGGAACATCGGTTTTACAGCAGTGGCATTTAATAAGGAACTTGATCCTGTCCAGAAACTCTTCGTGGACAAGATTAGAGAATATAGAGCTAAGCGACA GACATCTGGAGGACCTGTTGATGTTGGCCCAGAGTATCAGCAAGACCTAGACAGGGAGCTTTTTAAGCTTAAGCAAATGTATGGTAAAGCAGACATGAATACGTTCCCTAACTTCACATTTGAAG atcCCAAGTTTGAAGTCGTCGAGAAACCACAGTCCTga